The following coding sequences lie in one Maribacter forsetii DSM 18668 genomic window:
- the thiM gene encoding hydroxyethylthiazole kinase: MSNISSVLKQVKTKGPLVHNITNYVVMNNTANALLAVGASPVMAHAIEEVADIVTISSSLVINMGTLSEKWVESMLIAAEQAKATNTPFVFDPVGVGASAYRTEVAQMILNAATPNVIRGNASEIMALAKLTNSTKGVDSTMDTQDAVEGATLLSKKFNNTVVISGETDYIITGNTVSKIENGSPLMAKITGMGCTATAMVGACLGVEENAHLAATAAMAIMGVAGDMANEKSAGPGSFQMNFYDSLYDITPEVLAAKLKTNA; this comes from the coding sequence ATGAGCAATATTTCATCCGTATTAAAACAAGTAAAAACTAAAGGTCCGTTAGTACATAACATTACCAATTATGTTGTAATGAATAACACCGCCAATGCATTGTTAGCTGTAGGGGCATCTCCTGTTATGGCTCATGCTATAGAAGAAGTTGCAGATATTGTAACTATTTCATCATCCTTAGTTATCAATATGGGCACATTGAGTGAGAAATGGGTAGAAAGTATGCTTATTGCTGCTGAGCAAGCAAAGGCAACAAATACTCCGTTTGTATTTGATCCAGTTGGCGTTGGTGCATCTGCATATAGAACCGAAGTTGCTCAAATGATTCTCAACGCTGCTACGCCTAATGTAATTCGTGGTAATGCATCAGAGATTATGGCTTTGGCAAAGTTGACCAATTCAACCAAAGGTGTAGATAGTACTATGGATACGCAAGATGCTGTTGAAGGTGCCACCCTACTATCAAAGAAATTCAATAATACGGTTGTAATTAGTGGCGAAACCGATTATATCATTACTGGCAATACCGTTAGTAAGATTGAAAATGGGAGTCCGCTTATGGCTAAAATTACTGGTATGGGCTGCACGGCAACTGCCATGGTGGGTGCATGTTTAGGTGTGGAAGAAAATGCTCATTTGGCAGCTACAGCGGCAATGGCAATTATGGGTGTTGCAGGAGATATGGCTAATGAAAAAAGTGCAGGACCAGGGAGTTTTCAAATGAATTTTTATGATAGTTTATATGATATTACTCCAGAGGTTTTAGCAGCAAAATTGAAAACAAATGCCTAA